The following DNA comes from Mucisphaera calidilacus.
CACGACTCGAGATCACCATCGGACCCGTGCCGTAGACACTCTCCCCCTGCCGGCTCAGCCAGCGACCCGTGCCCCGCAGCACGTCGCCATACCACGGCTCCGGAAACTCGCCACGCGCCGTCGGCCCGATATTCAGCAGCAGATTGCCACCCTTCGAGGCGATCTCCGCAATGCTCTCCATCACCGCACGCGGGCTGCGGTACGACCGATCGTCCCGGCAGTAACCCCAGTGCTCGTTGAGACACATGCAACTCTCCCACCGGACCGGACGACCCGACGCGTCACGAAGACCCCGCGGAGGAATCTTGTTCTCCGGCGTGATGATGTCAGGCAGCAGATCCGGATCCTCGATCTCAGCGTCACCCAGCACCAGCCTGTCATTCACCAGGATGTCTGGCTGCAACGCTCGGATACGACGCATCAGCCGCGCGCCGTCGTACGCCTCCGCGCCGGCTCGCCGAACATCAAACCAGAGCAGGTCAATCTTGCCGTAGCCCGTCAGCAACTCCTCAACCTGACCGTGCAGGTACGCAATCCCCGCTGCGCTCGGCCGCCACGCATCCGGATCCTCACTGAACCCCGCGTGACCCTCGGCATCAATCCCCGCCATCCCACCGTCCAACCCCGCGTGCCAGAGGTCCCAGATCGAATAGTAAACACCAAAACGCAAGCCGACCGCACGCACCGCATCCGCAACCTCGGCAACTACATCCCTGCCCAGAGGCGTGCGGGTAACCTTCCAGTCGGTGTGCCGCGAATCAAACATGCAGAAGCCGTCGTGATGCTTCGCCGTCAGAACGACATACTTCGCTCCCGACGCAGCGACCTGCTCTGCCCAGGCCTCGGGATCAAAACGGTCCGCAACAAAACGCTCCGCGTAACCGCGATAAACCTCCTTCGGCACAGCGTCGCGATAGATCTCCCACTCGCCCCGAGCCGAAACCGCGTATACCCCCCAGTGGATGAAAATCCCAAAACGCGCATCGTCAAACCATGCCTGTCCGGGCCTAGGCGTCGCGGTGCGAGGGCAGGGGACCGAATCACTCATAGCGTCACTGCCGCTCCTGCCCCGGCCGGCGCTGACAGACCGGACACGTCAACACGCTCGCCAGGCTTGGGCGACGCCGCCGCAACAGCGATATAGGAATCGGCCGTGCCGTAGTAGATCAGCCATTGACCTCGGTGAAACACCAGCCCCTCGATAAACGTCACCTTGCCGATCTGCCCCTCCAGCTCGTAAGGCTGATCCGGCTTGATAAACGGCTCATCGGCCCGGTCCAGCATCCGGGTCGGATCGTTCGCGTCAAAGAGAGCCTGCACCCCGGCCCAGACATTACCGAACGGCGGCCCCTCAGGCGTCGGCACACGCTCCTGCTCCGGCAGCGGATTCGAGATGCCGTTGTACATAACCACGATCCCGTGCTCGGTCAGAATCGCAGCGGCACCCCCCTCCACAGCAAGATTATCCGTCGCGCTGTACCGCTCCTCAGGCCGGGGCCCCATCACCACCAGGTCACGGCCATCCTCGTCCAGCACACGCTCCCAGTGAATCAGATTGTCCGACACCGCGACACGCAGCTGCTCGACGCCCCAGTACATCCAGTACTTCCCGTTGATCCGCGTCGCCACCAGCCGATCATCCACCAGCCGCGAAACGATCTTGCCCGCCTTGAAACCCACACCCCCCTGACGCTCGCCATCAAGACCCGCCATCAGACCGTGCTTGGTCCAGTGCAACAGATCACGCGACGTCGCCAGGCACTGCTTGCCCGAAATCACGCCGTTGTACGCGTTGTACGTCATGTAATAAGTCCGGTCCTCG
Coding sequences within:
- a CDS encoding alpha-L-fucosidase — protein: MSDSVPCPRTATPRPGQAWFDDARFGIFIHWGVYAVSARGEWEIYRDAVPKEVYRGYAERFVADRFDPEAWAEQVAASGAKYVVLTAKHHDGFCMFDSRHTDWKVTRTPLGRDVVAEVADAVRAVGLRFGVYYSIWDLWHAGLDGGMAGIDAEGHAGFSEDPDAWRPSAAGIAYLHGQVEELLTGYGKIDLLWFDVRRAGAEAYDGARLMRRIRALQPDILVNDRLVLGDAEIEDPDLLPDIITPENKIPPRGLRDASGRPVRWESCMCLNEHWGYCRDDRSYRSPRAVMESIAEIASKGGNLLLNIGPTARGEFPEPWYGDVLRGTGRWLSRQGESVYGTGPMVISSRGEPVHRWFTDSFKWRVAYTQRGDTLYAHVLRSSVDGLLSLPAMDGYRIARITLMDDGSDVRFVRGSHLSRKPDEWTVMMPRHCGDDDSVVTLEIRLEPETALGDRGGAS
- a CDS encoding glycoside hydrolase family 130 protein, producing MSSYPEWQIGPFEKCHAVNPIMGPEPSTRFYCPVREELVDWEAKDVFNPCAVTRHGRVYLLYRAEDHVGRYKGTSRIGLAVSEDGITFERHSCPVLYPDNDSFLCFEREGGVEDPRIVEDEDRTYYMTYNAYNGVISGKQCLATSRDLLHWTKHGLMAGLDGERQGGVGFKAGKIVSRLVDDRLVATRINGKYWMYWGVEQLRVAVSDNLIHWERVLDEDGRDLVVMGPRPEERYSATDNLAVEGGAAAILTEHGIVVMYNGISNPLPEQERVPTPEGPPFGNVWAGVQALFDANDPTRMLDRADEPFIKPDQPYELEGQIGKVTFIEGLVFHRGQWLIYYGTADSYIAVAAASPKPGERVDVSGLSAPAGAGAAVTL